The following coding sequences are from one Streptomyces venezuelae window:
- a CDS encoding prolyl oligopeptidase family serine peptidase encodes MPDMSSEPDMPDWEKRFRAPRVSLPDWAEDAPDRSLFVSNATGTYELYAWDRATGVQRQVTERPNGTTDGALSPDGQWIWWFDDTDGDEFGVWRRQPFGGGADEPAVPGLEPSYPAGLALGRDGATVVVGRSTDDDGSTIHVVRPGSPAPVEVYRHRESAGVGDLSHDGTLIAVEHTEHGDAMHSALRVIRPDGSTVAELDDTKGGTVELGLEVLGFAPVDGDTRLLVGHQRRGRWEPMVWDVASGEENDLVLGLPGDVSAEWYPDGSALLVAHGFEARGELFRYDLATAELERIDTPAGSVSGATARPDGSVEYMWSSAAEPPVVRSTAGGVVLDPPGMKAPKSVPVEDVWVDGPGGRIHALVQRPAGSSGPLPTVFEVHGGPTWHDSDSFAAGPAAWVDHGYAVVRVNYRGSTGYGREWTDALKHRVGLIELEDIAAVREWAVTSGLADPDRLVLAGGSWGGYLTLLGLGTQPDFWAVGLAAVPVADYVTAYHDEMEALKAMDRTLLGGTPEEVPERFRASSPLTYVDDVKAPVYISAGVNDPRCPIRQIDNYVDRLSSRGATHEVYRYDAGHGSLVVDERIKQVALELDFASRHLP; translated from the coding sequence ATGCCGGACATGTCGAGTGAGCCGGATATGCCGGACTGGGAGAAGCGGTTCAGGGCGCCGCGGGTGTCCCTGCCGGACTGGGCGGAGGACGCTCCGGACCGGTCCCTGTTCGTGTCCAACGCAACGGGGACGTATGAGCTGTACGCATGGGACAGGGCGACCGGCGTCCAGCGGCAGGTGACGGAGCGGCCGAACGGCACGACGGACGGCGCGCTGTCGCCCGACGGCCAGTGGATCTGGTGGTTCGACGACACGGACGGCGACGAGTTCGGCGTCTGGCGGCGCCAGCCGTTCGGCGGCGGCGCGGACGAGCCCGCGGTGCCGGGTCTGGAGCCCTCCTATCCCGCGGGCCTCGCCCTCGGCAGGGACGGCGCGACGGTGGTCGTCGGCCGCTCGACGGACGACGACGGCTCGACGATCCATGTCGTACGTCCCGGAAGCCCCGCCCCGGTCGAGGTGTACCGCCACCGGGAGTCGGCGGGCGTCGGCGACCTCTCGCACGACGGCACGCTGATCGCCGTCGAGCACACGGAGCACGGCGACGCGATGCACTCCGCCCTCCGGGTGATCAGGCCCGACGGCTCGACCGTCGCCGAGCTCGACGACACCAAGGGCGGCACGGTCGAGCTGGGCCTGGAGGTCCTCGGCTTCGCCCCGGTCGACGGTGACACGCGCCTGCTCGTCGGGCACCAGCGGCGCGGCCGCTGGGAGCCGATGGTGTGGGACGTCGCGTCGGGCGAGGAGAACGACCTGGTGCTCGGCCTGCCGGGCGACGTGAGCGCCGAGTGGTACCCGGACGGTTCCGCGCTCCTCGTGGCCCACGGCTTCGAGGCCCGGGGCGAACTGTTCCGCTACGACCTGGCGACGGCCGAGCTGGAGCGGATCGACACGCCCGCGGGCTCCGTCTCAGGGGCGACGGCCCGCCCCGACGGCTCGGTGGAGTACATGTGGTCGTCGGCGGCCGAACCGCCGGTGGTCCGGTCCACGGCGGGCGGCGTGGTCCTCGACCCGCCCGGCATGAAAGCGCCGAAGTCCGTCCCCGTGGAGGACGTGTGGGTGGACGGTCCCGGGGGCCGCATCCACGCACTGGTGCAGCGCCCGGCCGGCTCCTCCGGCCCCCTCCCCACCGTCTTCGAGGTGCACGGCGGCCCCACCTGGCACGACAGCGACTCCTTCGCGGCGGGACCCGCGGCCTGGGTCGACCACGGGTACGCGGTCGTCCGCGTCAACTACCGCGGCTCCACGGGGTACGGCAGGGAGTGGACCGACGCGCTCAAGCACCGCGTCGGCCTCATCGAGCTGGAGGACATCGCGGCGGTCCGTGAGTGGGCGGTGACGTCCGGCCTCGCCGACCCCGACCGGCTCGTCCTCGCGGGCGGCTCCTGGGGCGGGTACCTCACCCTGCTCGGCCTCGGCACGCAGCCCGACTTCTGGGCGGTCGGCCTGGCGGCGGTGCCCGTCGCGGACTACGTGACGGCGTACCACGACGAGATGGAGGCGCTGAAGGCGATGGACCGCACACTGCTCGGCGGCACGCCGGAGGAGGTGCCCGAGCGGTTCCGGGCGTCGTCCCCGCTCACGTACGTGGACGACGTGAAGGCCCCCGTCTACATCTCCGCGGGCGTGAACGACCCGCGCTGCCCGATCCGCCAGATCGACAACTACGTGGACCGTCTTTC
- a CDS encoding class I SAM-dependent methyltransferase, whose translation MYSPTPADWRETNRRRWDERVPLHLASDYYGLDAFRAGKDPLRDHELAEVGDVRGKSLLHLQCHIGLDTLSWARHGASRVVGLDFSEPAVEAARELAAELNLTPEQATFVAADVYDAAEAVPDASYDIVYTGVGALGWLPDIQRWAETAASLVAPGGFLYLSEFHPLTDVLDDATGSRVEHDYFARDAWVDDTPGGYADTTTPTVHNRTVEWQHPIGDVVSALAAAGLRIEFLRERDQTLFQRFGALELRDGVYRFPGDRPRIPLMYSLRASRPGGR comes from the coding sequence ATGTACTCCCCAACGCCCGCCGACTGGCGCGAGACCAACCGGAGACGCTGGGACGAGAGGGTCCCCCTCCACCTCGCCAGCGACTACTACGGCCTCGACGCCTTCCGCGCCGGCAAGGACCCCCTGCGCGACCACGAGCTCGCCGAGGTCGGCGACGTACGCGGAAAGTCCCTGCTGCACCTGCAGTGCCACATCGGCCTCGACACCCTGTCCTGGGCGCGGCACGGCGCGTCCCGCGTGGTCGGGCTCGACTTCTCCGAACCGGCCGTCGAGGCGGCCCGCGAGCTCGCCGCCGAACTCAACCTCACCCCTGAGCAGGCCACCTTCGTCGCCGCCGACGTGTACGACGCGGCGGAGGCGGTGCCCGACGCCTCGTACGACATCGTGTACACCGGCGTGGGCGCCCTCGGCTGGCTGCCCGACATCCAGCGCTGGGCCGAGACCGCCGCCTCCCTGGTCGCACCCGGTGGCTTCCTCTACCTCTCCGAGTTCCACCCGCTCACCGACGTCCTGGACGACGCCACGGGCTCGCGCGTCGAGCACGACTACTTCGCGCGCGACGCCTGGGTCGACGACACTCCTGGTGGATACGCGGACACGACGACGCCCACCGTCCACAACCGCACCGTCGAGTGGCAGCACCCGATCGGCGACGTCGTCTCCGCGCTCGCCGCCGCGGGCCTGCGCATCGAGTTCCTGCGCGAGCGCGACCAGACCCTCTTCCAGCGCTTCGGCGCGCTCGAACTCCGCGACGGCGTCTACCGCTTCCCCGGGGACCGGCCCCGGATCCCCCTCATGTACTCCCTGCGGGCGAGCAGACCCGGGGGCCGGTGA
- a CDS encoding RNA polymerase sigma factor SigF, whose amino-acid sequence MSSSELPWVEDAGSVAPKDARDLSKIFFDKLQVLEEGTHEYQYARNTLIEMNLSLVHFAAGRFRGGSTDIDDIVQVGTIGLIKAIDRFDLSREVAFSTFALPYISGEIKRFFRDTTWAVHVPRRLQELRVDLAKAKEALGAELDREPTVRELADHLDLTEQEVNDGLVAANGYTAGSIDVPVSQDDGSQGRDYADVLGEDDPALDLFEDLHALAPLIEQLDERERHIIGMRFGQEMTQAQIGEVLGISQMHVSRLLTRTLAKLRSGLLTEH is encoded by the coding sequence ATGTCCAGCAGCGAACTGCCGTGGGTCGAGGACGCGGGAAGCGTCGCGCCCAAGGACGCGCGGGACCTGTCGAAGATCTTCTTCGACAAGCTCCAGGTCCTCGAGGAGGGCACGCACGAATACCAGTACGCGCGCAACACCCTGATCGAGATGAACCTGTCGCTGGTGCACTTCGCGGCCGGCCGTTTCCGCGGCGGCAGCACCGACATCGACGACATCGTGCAGGTCGGCACGATCGGCCTGATCAAGGCCATCGACCGCTTCGACCTCTCCCGCGAGGTCGCGTTCAGCACCTTCGCGCTGCCGTACATCAGCGGTGAGATCAAGCGGTTCTTCCGCGACACCACGTGGGCCGTGCACGTTCCGCGCCGCCTCCAGGAACTCCGCGTCGACCTGGCGAAGGCCAAGGAGGCGCTGGGCGCGGAGCTGGACCGCGAGCCCACCGTCCGTGAACTCGCGGACCACCTCGACCTCACCGAGCAGGAGGTCAACGACGGCCTCGTCGCCGCCAACGGCTACACGGCGGGCTCCATCGACGTCCCCGTCAGCCAGGACGACGGCTCGCAGGGCCGTGACTACGCCGACGTGCTCGGTGAGGACGACCCCGCCCTCGACCTCTTCGAGGACCTGCACGCGCTCGCCCCGCTCATCGAGCAGCTCGACGAACGCGAGCGGCACATCATCGGGATGCGCTTCGGCCAGGAGATGACGCAGGCCCAGATCGGCGAGGTGCTCGGGATCTCCCAGATGCACGTCTCACGGCTCCTGACCCGCACCCTCGCCAAACTCCGCTCGGGACTGCTCACCGAACACTGA
- a CDS encoding alkaline shock response membrane anchor protein AmaP → MSGLRTGANRTALFCLGAALLGAGAVLATATDVVRDRLPSDAPRLGADRVWVDGAELGRWRDQGWWTPAVIAGLSVGVLLLLWWVWAQVRGGRLRELPLGQPDVTLAGAALAAAMTERARGIEGVAHARVRLRAGPRRSRGGPRGVRARITLSLAPDASPEAVLRCLARQTVAETRTAVSPRPLTADVRLTGGRGRDDPARGVSVR, encoded by the coding sequence ATGAGCGGCCTCCGTACCGGGGCCAACCGCACCGCCCTGTTCTGTCTGGGCGCCGCGCTCCTCGGCGCGGGCGCCGTGCTCGCCACCGCGACGGATGTCGTACGCGACCGGCTGCCGTCGGACGCGCCGCGGCTCGGCGCGGACCGGGTGTGGGTCGACGGGGCGGAGCTCGGGCGATGGCGCGACCAGGGCTGGTGGACACCGGCTGTGATCGCCGGGCTCTCCGTCGGCGTACTCCTGCTCCTGTGGTGGGTGTGGGCGCAGGTGCGCGGCGGGCGCCTGCGCGAACTGCCGCTCGGGCAGCCCGACGTCACCCTGGCCGGGGCCGCGCTGGCGGCGGCGATGACCGAGCGGGCGCGCGGGATCGAGGGCGTCGCCCACGCGCGCGTGCGGCTGCGCGCGGGGCCGCGGCGCTCGCGTGGAGGTCCGCGCGGGGTGCGTGCCCGCATCACGCTGTCCCTGGCGCCGGACGCCTCTCCGGAGGCGGTGCTGCGGTGTCTCGCCCGGCAGACGGTGGCCGAGACGAGGACGGCGGTGTCACCGCGCCCGCTGACCGCCGACGTACGGCTCACGGGCGGGCGCGGCAGGGACGATCCGGCCCGTGGGGTCAGTGTTCGGTGA
- a CDS encoding DUF6286 domain-containing Asp23/Gls24 family envelope stress response protein, with amino-acid sequence MSVPAADRGATKVADRAVRRIAERAATEALAPGEVRTDRSTASVRGRRARVDVAVTLPYPAPLDESGERVRSHVAGRTARLTGLTVPSARVRVRELNVRAAEFGEPEAAESTGGVRARRPWSARRVPVAVAAVVAAAACGVLLYDVLSVHAAGRAPARWRADFTEWLVTHGPHRGVWPGAAAAFAVFCLGVWLMVLAVTPGSRGRLPMRPPLSGVHAVVDRGTVAALLREAVSGLPGITRARVRVGRRRVTVRAGLAFGEIDAARAALTETAERTLASCGTARPPRLRVGLRTEPAWRAPARGGVDG; translated from the coding sequence ATGAGCGTTCCCGCGGCGGACCGCGGCGCGACGAAGGTCGCCGACCGCGCGGTGCGGCGGATCGCCGAACGGGCCGCGACGGAGGCGCTCGCGCCCGGTGAGGTGCGGACGGACCGGAGCACGGCGTCGGTCCGCGGCCGCAGGGCCCGGGTCGACGTCGCCGTGACGCTGCCCTATCCCGCGCCGCTCGACGAGTCCGGTGAACGCGTCCGGTCGCACGTCGCCGGTCGCACGGCACGGCTCACCGGCCTCACCGTGCCGTCGGCGCGGGTGCGGGTGCGGGAGCTGAACGTGCGGGCGGCGGAGTTCGGGGAGCCGGAGGCCGCTGAGTCCACCGGCGGGGTGCGGGCGCGGCGGCCGTGGTCCGCGCGCCGTGTGCCCGTGGCGGTGGCGGCGGTCGTCGCTGCCGCCGCCTGCGGCGTGCTCCTGTACGACGTCCTTTCCGTGCACGCGGCGGGACGCGCGCCCGCGCGGTGGCGGGCCGACTTCACGGAGTGGCTCGTCACGCACGGGCCGCACCGGGGCGTGTGGCCGGGCGCCGCGGCGGCGTTCGCGGTGTTCTGTCTCGGCGTGTGGCTGATGGTCCTCGCCGTCACGCCCGGCTCCCGCGGCCGGCTCCCGATGCGACCGCCGCTGTCCGGCGTCCACGCGGTCGTCGACCGGGGCACGGTGGCGGCGCTGCTGCGGGAGGCCGTGTCCGGCCTGCCCGGCATCACGCGCGCGCGGGTCCGCGTCGGACGGCGGAGGGTCACCGTGCGCGCCGGACTCGCGTTCGGTGAAATCGACGCGGCGCGTGCGGCGTTGACGGAGACGGCGGAGCGGACCCTGGCGTCCTGCGGGACGGCGAGGCCGCCACGGCTGCGGGTCGGGCTGCGCACGGAACCGGCGTGGCGCGCGCCCGCGCGGGGAGGTGTCGACGGATGA
- a CDS encoding Asp23/Gls24 family envelope stress response protein: MATQESTTKTAATASRGDEQGYTGAVQSVPGSTTVTGRTGAAEPAATRGKTSIADVVVVKIAGTAAREIPGVHDMGGGLSRTIGAVRDRVPGGRPNVGRGVKVEVGERQTAIDLDIVVEYGVPITDVAHEVRENVIAAVERITGLEVVEVNVAVNDVRLPDDDSADSAGETRVE, translated from the coding sequence ATGGCGACTCAGGAGAGCACTACGAAGACGGCCGCGACGGCGTCACGCGGCGACGAGCAGGGCTACACCGGCGCCGTGCAGAGCGTGCCGGGCAGCACGACCGTGACGGGCCGCACCGGTGCCGCGGAGCCGGCCGCGACCCGCGGCAAGACGTCCATCGCCGACGTGGTGGTCGTGAAGATCGCCGGGACGGCCGCGCGGGAGATCCCCGGCGTGCACGACATGGGCGGCGGGCTCTCGCGCACGATAGGCGCCGTCCGCGACCGGGTCCCCGGCGGGCGCCCCAACGTCGGGCGCGGGGTGAAGGTCGAGGTCGGCGAGCGGCAGACGGCGATCGACCTGGACATCGTCGTCGAGTACGGCGTGCCCATCACGGACGTCGCCCACGAGGTGCGGGAGAACGTCATCGCCGCCGTGGAGCGCATCACCGGGCTGGAGGTCGTCGAGGTCAACGTCGCCGTCAACGACGTACGACTGCCCGACGACGACAGCGCGGACTCCGCCGGCGAGACGCGCGTGGAGTAA
- a CDS encoding RNA polymerase sigma factor, producing MPRDDGLLAVRAAEGDEEAFEQLVRRHAPGLLRLATRLLGSRTEAEDAVQDSFVSAWRKVPEFRRDAQFGTWMHRIVTNRCLNVLRARRPALDLGEVPEPQAPEHEASPARVAESHAAVEDLGRAMEGLSPEQRVCWVLRELNGLPYDTIAETVGISPEAVRGRVFRARRHLTEAMAAWR from the coding sequence GTGCCGCGCGACGACGGGTTGCTGGCCGTACGGGCCGCCGAGGGCGACGAAGAGGCCTTCGAGCAGCTCGTGCGCCGTCACGCGCCCGGCCTGCTGCGGCTCGCCACGCGGCTGCTGGGGAGCCGGACGGAGGCCGAGGACGCGGTGCAGGACTCCTTCGTGAGCGCCTGGCGGAAGGTGCCGGAGTTCCGCAGGGACGCGCAGTTCGGCACGTGGATGCACCGCATCGTCACCAACCGGTGCCTGAACGTGCTGCGGGCCCGCCGCCCCGCCCTCGACCTCGGCGAGGTGCCCGAGCCGCAGGCTCCGGAGCACGAGGCGTCCCCGGCCAGGGTCGCCGAGTCGCACGCGGCCGTGGAGGACCTCGGCAGGGCGATGGAGGGACTGTCACCGGAACAGCGCGTCTGCTGGGTGCTGCGCGAGCTCAACGGCCTCCCCTACGACACCATCGCCGAGACGGTGGGCATCAGCCCGGAGGCGGTCAGGGGCCGTGTCTTCCGGGCGCGGCGCCATCTGACGGAGGCGATGGCCGCATGGCGCTGA